The Alnus glutinosa chromosome 3, dhAlnGlut1.1, whole genome shotgun sequence nucleotide sequence TTTTGGTCGTTGTGACCCCAATACAATCAAAGAGTTAAATGTCCTTTATTTGGGCTATAGGCCTCAAAAAACCCCAACCTAAATTGATCCAATCCAACCCAACCTAGCAGTTTGCAGAGTCAATTGTGCCACTGTCTAGACCTGCATCATTCCACCACCAGGTTCCAGGTCCACCACTGTTTGCTGGACTGCGTTCCATTGTATTTTGAGACCTTGATAAGCTTAATGAACACGAGCCTAATTAtctgaggttttttttttattcttctttttttaggggATTTTGAAATCCATAGTGGATTAACTCaaagaataatgctaaaaaaataCCCACATTACACACCTATTGTACACCCACACTTACATGTGGTAGGGTTATGTGATGGTGGGTCACATTCCATGCAAGGAGAGAGTGTGTAATTAGTATTTTTGTAACTCTTCCCTTAACTTGAAATATTTCCTCCAAAGTGTTATTTATAGTGGTCATTATGTCAATTGGACTTGAACCGGAGTCGGGAAGAAAAGTGTAGGAAACTGTTGGAAACGGTCCCCTCTTTAGCTCAACTAAACTAGAGAGTATTCAATTAGTTATAAatttatgggtatttttgttttttcatattttttaggacaaaaatgtctttacaTTATAACTAATCGGATATTTTTTAGTTCAGTTGAACCAGAGGGTATTCTAACACGAATCTAGCacaaaaaagagtaatgattcactaccacctaaatatacaacttttcaccaccttgtctatgtggcaaggtggtcccccactttaatttatttttaaaaaataaaaaaattcaaaaagtagtgggggaccaccttaccaatgtggcaaggtggtgaaaagttgtatatttaggtggcattgaatcattattccacaaaaaatgcagaaaaaaagTGGTGAATTCTTATAATATTGTTATCTTTTCAGCATGAATGAATTATCGTCCATTTTTATGGTCtcatttactctctctctctctctctctctctctctctcttttatggtctcatttactctctctctctctctctctctctctctctctctatatatatatatatataaataatcatCATAGGCCTACTCAAAACTGTCTACAAAATTAGAGATTACAAGCCGACACGTAGGATACTTTCAATAAAAAAGGAACATCACTACAAAATTAGGTATCAATGTATCATGACTctctcaccaaaaaaaaaaaaaaaaaaaccctactctCTTTATTCAGTTTTTCCGTCTCaaacaaatttattaatttactaACATTAGTAATTGAGTGTCTCTAATCTCCTGAAGaccaataatattttaaaaaccttttgcatttattttataagtgaCCCGTCAACAATTTAACTCTcgaaaaatatacttttaacttatatatatcgGTGAAATTTGCTATTTAAGATTCGATCGTGAGATGaatttcattttcatatatatatgaatctcacattaaatataaatatgtgcacaaaatgtataaaaataaaaataaaaaataaaaatgtatagaAATAACATTTGCCTTCTTTGAAGCAGACTCCACGAGGAAATTCTTTCTCGGTTGGCCACGACATCCACTTGCTTTGACCAGGGCAAGACTGCTAAAacgggaaaaatatattttccacaATAATACGTGGCAAGGAGCCGGACCACCACAAGCCCAGCCATGTGTATACAAAATCACGGGATACGCGCAAAATGCCCTAATTGCCCTCTCCATTATTTATCTCCCCCATCCTTGTTTCTCGAATCACGGTTTTGCAGAGGTAGACTTTACTTGTGGATATTGCAACTTCAGCTAttgaatcttttattttttgtttttcttgccCAGCCTTTTTGGTTATGGACATCATTTGCATGAGTTGacataaatatatcataaaaTTGATGTGTTCAAGTTTAGTACTCTTTGAATTtgtcctttatatatatatataataattactaAATCTTATCCCATCAacttcttaaatatttataaaatatttgtatggtatatatttataaaaataaagcaaGAGACTTTTAAAATGGTCTCTACCGTTGGTAACTTTAAACTTTGCGTAACTATTTGTTGCAAATACCATGGTTTGACCGCTTAGATTTAGGCTCTAATTTAATAGAGATTCGCTTGAAATAATGTGTGATCACATATATCATTaatcagaaaatatatatatatatgtcttttaaaaaatttaaataagataaaacagTTAAATGCACTAAAATACTCTCTCTTTAATTTGAAAGGGAGAAATTCTTGTCCCctattgtaatttttattttattattattatttttttttgaacaagctCCAGAACCTTCGTTGCTGAAATGAAACCCCAAAGGAGATTACATCAAGGCCAAAGCCACATAACAAATACAGGAGCAAAGAAGCTGAGAATACTGCCCGAAGGCTACATCAGTGCTCGTAGGGCAATGTAGTGAATAAAGCTAAAGAAACTCCATCCACTAAGTCAGGAAAAATCTTGGCTTAAAGTAGTTACCAAAAGGTAGACGGTGAATAATGATACAAGAATGtacaaatacaaacataaaaaaaaaaaaaacccagcaCCATGAGAACTGCCACCGGAGCTCAGGGCGTGTTGAGCACGCACCTACTCCGGGAACCCGTCTAGCCATCGAACGACCCCCAGAAGCCCAGATCGACACTAAACGAAGCCGGATATGCAAACTGTAACCCTCAGGCGCTAACCCAGAGAAGACACTCCCTGGTGCATACTAGCCATGCGCCGCCCAAGAAAGAACCACACAGCTCCGTCAAGTGACTACGGAAACCAGAGGAGGCCAGCAACCACTAAAGAAAAGCTCATGTCGATGAATACCCAACCGAGGCTTATAGATCTAGCAATAAAGCACAACTCTACTAGATGCCCTCCGACATCCGCCATTCCCACATGCCAGAGCTTGGGAATCCTTCTGTTtgcatcaacaacaacaaaaccaaaaacaaaacaacaaaagaaaacaccaaCCTCATCAGATCTAACTTCGGGAGGGACCACAGCTCCACAACCCTAAGGTTGGGAGAACAAAACATCCACCAGTGGGATGACAAAAAACCACCCTAGCCCGTGAGGGCTAAGGGGAAGACCATCAACAGGTGGGGGAGACGTGAAGCCTCCCCCCGTTGAACAAGCTCAAAGTTTTCTATCCCCGTCCCCTATTGTACTTGAAATAGTGAGGTGAGTTAATGAGATTTAATGCACGTTAATGAATAGATTTGTAGGAAAAGAAAACAGGGTAAGGAAGTCCTGCCATTGGCCTCCTATTTTTCATTGAACGACTTTAAGAAGAAGGCAATGCTATAATAAGGTGGTCAAGGAAGGACTTGAGGAGAAAAGATAGTGCATCTGTTTTAGGCCATACAGAGGTCTATCTTTTGGTTTTCCACGCCCAATCCCTGAGAGTGAGAGGAGAGTAATCCGAATGAAAGAGCCTGaatcaaatcataaaaaatgaaagaaaaaggagagagaaattAATATGCTAATTTTGTAACAATGAGATTGAAAGGGGATTTGTTGAAAGGCCTGAATAAATCTCAAGGgccttaaaacaatataatTAACGGTGGGGTAAAATTGGAGATTTGCAAACGGGGAATCCCAACCCATCCCATCCCATCCGAATCCGAATCCGAATCCGAATCCGAATCCGATGGAGAGGTGGGCATCTGGCATCTGGCATCTGGGGCTAGATGGCCTAGATTTGGGTGTGCGGCCACGTGGCAATGCATCTAGCCTCATGCACGCCAATGCCCCTACAGTACTGTCCTCAATAGCGATGGATAAGGACCCAAATTTGAAACCGCTAGCGGACTTTGTAAGTTGTAACCCAAAGGAGGTGTTCCCACACAAGGACAAAAACCCCCCCATTAAATGTCCACACGGATTTCTTCCAACTGGTATCAATGCCATTCTCCAATCTAAAATGGACTAcaaaatcattttaattaagaATGATTcttttgttaaatttattttctttcacgTTTTGTTCTTATTTATGTTAAAtcagttattatttttaaattaaaaacaaaaaaaaaatctcccaaAACATACTCAAAAGTcatgtttctttctttatttctttttctttttttttttttttaaaaaaaaaagactaaccAAGCAACTCCAAATatgacacttttaaaaaaaaaaaaaaacgattttcatttttatcttgtattagaattttttttcaaaataaaaacaaaaaataattgacTTGGGGATATTAACTTCTAGACTTTTTACTacattttgaaatttgtttttgtaacttgattttttttcttaataatagtACTTGTTTGCTTATTTTCTGTTTACTAAGAACATAggaattttcatatatttgcagagaaaaaggaggaagaaagaaacaTGGATAAACTTGTCCTACTGCCTAGTATAAGCACAGCTGACAGCACAGTATGTCTGAGATGTGGAGAGTGTTTGGTTTGGTACTAGCTTCGTCTGCTGCTCCGTTTCAAGTTTCAACTCTCTCTCCAATTATTTTCTCCCTCTTCAAGCTCAGCCCTTTTAAATTCTCAGCTGAGCAAAGTACAAAACCCACCCCCCAGAtgcgcctctctctctctttcttctgtCTATCTGAAGCTTCTCCTCCCTCCGGTTCATGAACTCATGCTTAATAGAGTTATTGTAGATTGGTGGTATCTCCAAAATGGATTTTGGGGTAGTGGGTTTGGAGGGTTTGGTGGGTCCTGAAGGGAGAGGAGGAGCTTCTTCTAAGCTCTCAGACCCTGAAACCAAGCCAAAGGCTCTTGGATCTGGGTTGGTCAAGCAAGACAAGTCTGGGCCTTCTGAAGATGACTGGAGGAGTTCAAAAGTTGCCAAAAGTGAAAGTCTTTCGGCCTACAAGACAATGCCGTTGCACCAGGCCACTTCTTTGCTGAGATCTAATGCTTTCTCCACTGGTGATAGCGGGCAACTGGAGCATATGCTGAGCTTCTCTTCCTTTAAACCAGAGGTTCCCTTTCTCAGGAAGGATGGTGGGATGGTAGAGAAAAGTACCCACAACTCAGTTTTTCCTTATTACCATCGCACACCTGCTGCTTGCACTAGAAATGCTGGTAATCAGTACTACCTCTGCTATTTGGTTTGAGCgtgcttctttgtttttttttttttttttgtttttttttgagggTTGGGTAAGGTGTGTGAGTCAACATTGTTATGTGGAAATGTGACTCTAAAAGGGTGAGATGTTGGCATATTCTTGTGCAGAAATTGGGCTTTTAgacttgtttgtttttctctctttcttttgtttcatattttgtttctaaatttttcataatattcgCGACTCCCACAAATGTTACGGGCAAGTTATTTACATTGTCTTGTTCAGGATATGGTTCTGGAAGCTTGAATGCAAGCATGCATGGGAGCTTTGCTGGGGTTAGAGGACCATTTACTCCATCTCAGTGGATTGAGCTAGAGCATCAGGCCTTGATCTACAAGTACATCACTTCAAATGTGCCCGTGCCATCCAATTTGCTCATCCCTCTTAGGAGATCCCTCTACCCTTATGACTTGTCCGGCTCAACTGCTTCATCCTTGCCTCACAATTCCTGTAAGCTTGTTATTTCCTTAAAACTACACACTGGGTGGATACTTTTAAATCTTGCGCAAGACATGCATAACTGACAACCATGTTTAGATGTTGCGTGGGAGTGTGGGTATGTGATTCCCTAGTGGAGTTGTGAAAGAAGGGGGGGACTTGGTGCAGGCGGCTGCTATTTcttatttattcataaaattttgGAACCCCATATGTCTATGCCATCTTACTTTAGTGTTGGTAACATGGAATTGCCAATTTATTCTGTTCCATGTTATAGTAGCAGCAATGATGTCCAAGTTTTTAGCTGGTGGAAAGCTTAATCCAATATCCAGCATGTGCTGTGTTTTTATCGATAAAGTGACTGGATTGGGtgcaaaattctttttttttttttttttttttcccactttaGTCTGTCTGCTTAATCTTTTCAATTAGTCCCTTTCTTGTTACATACAGTGGGGTGGGGCTCTTTCCATCTGGGTTTCTCCGGCAATACTGATCCCGAGCCGGGGAGGTGTCGTCGAACAGATGGAAAGAAATGGCGGTGCTCCAGAGACGCTGTTGCCGACCAGAAGTACTGTGAAAGGCACATAAACCGGGGCCGCCATCGTTCAAGAAAGCCTGTGGAAGGCCAGACTGGCCATGCCGTCACTGGAACCACTAATCCGAAAGTGATACCGATGACGTCTGTGTCATCATCGGTAATTCCTAGTGGCAGTGCATCCAACAGCCTCAGTATCACACAGCACCAGTTCAAGAACTTGCAGCCTGGTGATGCTGCCAATCCTTCTGCAGATGCCCTTGTCAGCAGGTAAAGGGACACTTTATGCATTAGAGCTTACTATATCTGTTTAGCTCTTATAATCccctttgagctttataaaATGATATGGATCTGGCCGTTTGTATACTTGCACTTTTACTTCCTTTGCTTTACTTTGAAGTAGACCCCATCGCTCATCTTTACTTTGGTGAAAGAGACTAGTCCTTATAGTCGAAACTTAGGATCCCTTTTCTAGGGccatatcattaaatgtgctcTTTCCAATTTCTTTGGATAATGGAATTGAGGCCTTTATGGTAGAAATTATACTTAATTACAGAGGCTACATGTTCTGCATAATTCTACTGCTAATtgtaagctttttttttttttttttgtcctttgatTATTCAATATGTCTGCTTTTCTGAATTAGGGAGAATGTGTGTGGCAGAATGCAAGATCCACGGGGCCTCTCTATGATGTCTTCCACGATCGGCCTGAAATCTAATGAATCTACTTTTACCATTTCAAAAGCAGAGATCCCATTAGAAGAATTCTCTCAGTCCTTCTTTGGACTAGTTTCTACTGATTCCCTCGATAATCCTTCACTTAGGGGCTCTAGCATAAATTCTAAAAACTATTGTTCCTTTCTAGACTTCAATGACCAGGAAACCCAAGACCAAAATCCACTTCGCCAATTTATTGATGACTGGCCAAAGGACCAATCAAATCGGTCAGTCATTTCTTGGCCTGAAGAGCTAAGATCAGACTGGACCCAACTCTCCATGTCAATCCCCATGGCCTCAGACTTTTCATCATCCTCATCCTCACCCACAGAAGATAAACTTTCAGTTTCACCTCTAAGGTTATCTCGTGTGTTTGAGCCAATTCAAATGAACTTGGGGATGAGCACTGAGCTTAGTGAACCAACCCGGCATCAAACAAACTGGATTCCAATCTCTTGGGGTACTTCAATGGGGGGTCCTTTAGGTGAGGTCTTGACCAACACCACAAACTCTGTGAAAGCCTGCAAGAACTCATCAGCTCTTAACCTCTTGACTGAAGGGTGGGATGGCAGCCCTCAGTTGGGGTCTTCCCCCACTGGTGTCTTGCAAAAGGCGCCTTTCAGTTCACTCTCAAATAGCAGTTCAGGCAGCAGCCCAGGAGCTGAGAACAAAAAGAGCCGCGAGGGAGCTAGCCTGTTTGACGATGTGCTTGGGTCAACTCTTGCAAGTTCCTCAATTCCATCCATGTAAATCGAGGACGGACCTGGGTTTAAAAGAACAGGGTGGAGTTGGAGTTAACTGGTGGAAATGCATGTCGTAACTCTTTTCCGGAtgaatgtctttttcttttcttttttcctctcttccttGTGGAAAGTTGATTTAAAGTAGGGGCTTGGCTGATTTTAGTTTCAATAGGTAGGTATTGACGACTTTGGCTGTTGGGGATTTGCTGTCATCTAtagcttgttttattttttatttttttggttattaaaaGCAATTTGTGCTGTTTTAATGTCTGATTTGACATATGAGCAATTTGGATTTCCTCTGTTCTACAACAATTTGATCATTCGCACACAGGAACAAGTTTCATAAGTAGAAGGTTATAACATCAAGATCACAATATGTGAATTATTGGAAGCCAATACAAgaagtcaaaaaagaaaaagaaagtagtaATAATACCACGAGCTATGAAGAGGATCTGTGCGGGCTAGCTCCCAAAGCAGTGGGGACAGGATATGGCAATGATGGTGGCGAAGCTTCCAAAACAAATATTGATCATGGAGGCATTTGAGCTGAAATCTGAATCGTGCCATTCATGTGATAGACCCCACTTCCAACCGTCTTCAGCTGGGAGATTGCTCCCAACAGTATCTGCATAATAAAAATCAGTCTAGTGAAGTAGGTTGGAGTACCCTGGACAACAGACAGGAGCCACTCTTGTGGCCTGCCCGGCT carries:
- the LOC133864696 gene encoding growth-regulating factor 1-like isoform X1, with product MDFGVVGLEGLVGPEGRGGASSKLSDPETKPKALGSGLVKQDKSGPSEDDWRSSKVAKSESLSAYKTMPLHQATSLLRSNAFSTGDSGQLEHMLSFSSFKPEVPFLRKDGGMVEKSTHNSVFPYYHRTPAACTRNAGYGSGSLNASMHGSFAGVRGPFTPSQWIELEHQALIYKYITSNVPVPSNLLIPLRRSLYPYDLSGSTASSLPHNSLGWGSFHLGFSGNTDPEPGRCRRTDGKKWRCSRDAVADQKYCERHINRGRHRSRKPVEGQTGHAVTGTTNPKVIPMTSVSSSVIPSGSASNSLSITQHQFKNLQPGDAANPSADALVSRENVCGRMQDPRGLSMMSSTIGLKSNESTFTISKAEIPLEEFSQSFFGLVSTDSLDNPSLRGSSINSKNYCSFLDFNDQETQDQNPLRQFIDDWPKDQSNRSVISWPEELRSDWTQLSMSIPMASDFSSSSSSPTEDKLSVSPLRLSRVFEPIQMNLGMSTELSEPTRHQTNWIPISWGTSMGGPLGEVLTNTTNSVKACKNSSALNLLTEGWDGSPQLGSSPTGVLQKAPFSSLSNSSSGSSPGAENKKSREGASLFDDVLGSTLASSSIPSM
- the LOC133864696 gene encoding growth-regulating factor 1-like isoform X2, translated to MDFGVVGLEGLVGPEGRGGASSKLSDPETKPKALGSGLVKQDKSGPSEDDWRSSKVAKSESLSAYKTMPLHQATSLLRSNAFSTGDSGQLEHMLSFSSFKPEVPFLRKDGGMVEKSTHNSVFPYYHRTPAACTRNAGYGSGSLNASMHGSFAGVRGPFTPSQWIELEHQALIYKYITSNVPVPSNLLIPLRRSLYPYDLSGSTASSLPHNSLGWGSFHLGFSGNTDPEPGRCRRTDGKKWRCSRDAVADQKYCERHINRGRHRSRKPVEGQTGHAVTGTTNPKVIPMTSVSSSVIPSGSASNSLSITQHQFKNLQPGDAANPSADALVSRMQDPRGLSMMSSTIGLKSNESTFTISKAEIPLEEFSQSFFGLVSTDSLDNPSLRGSSINSKNYCSFLDFNDQETQDQNPLRQFIDDWPKDQSNRSVISWPEELRSDWTQLSMSIPMASDFSSSSSSPTEDKLSVSPLRLSRVFEPIQMNLGMSTELSEPTRHQTNWIPISWGTSMGGPLGEVLTNTTNSVKACKNSSALNLLTEGWDGSPQLGSSPTGVLQKAPFSSLSNSSSGSSPGAENKKSREGASLFDDVLGSTLASSSIPSM